In the Malus domestica chromosome 16, GDT2T_hap1 genome, one interval contains:
- the LOC103425531 gene encoding cytochrome P450 78A5-like yields MKLFVLANLSILVFWFGGTTSYSNSLTLTLFLLSFFYRFLVSLCHCLVPGGFAWSCYSHTQNSQNGSSLRGPAGWPILGFLPHHMGSLAHQKLSTMATSLKATRLMAFSLGTTRVIISSHPDTARQILGGSSFSDRPIKQSAKLLMFERAIGFAPSGTYWRHLRRIAAVHMFSPKRIGGLETVRQKVADEMVVTIWDEMKENRVVGLKAILQKGSLDNIIQSVFGTSYLGLEKEVSTNLTLMLLVKQGYDLISRFNLEDYFPLRFLDFYGVKRKCHKLAAEVKCVVGQIVRERKRAGDFGGGSDFLSALLALPEEDKLNDSDTVAVLWEMIFRGTDTVAILLEWIMARMVLHQDIQAKAQQELDTHVGNNRHVRDSDLPNLSYLQAIVKEVLRMHPPGPLLSWARLAVHDVHVDKVFIPAGTTAMVNMWAITHDPSIWKDPMVFRPERFIEEDVLIMGSDLKLAPFGSGRRVCPGKALGLATVHLWLARLLHQFKLLPTEPVDLSECLRLSLEMKKPLTCRVVPRNAL; encoded by the exons ATGAAACTCTTCGTGCTAGCCAACCTTTCAATCTTAGTCTTTTGGTTTGGAGGTACGACGTCGTACTcaaactctctcactctcactctcttcctcctctCATTCTTCTACCGTTTCCTTGTCTCTCTATGCCACTGCCTTGTCCCCGGAGGTTTTGCATGGTCATGTTACAGTCATACCCAAAATTCTCAAAACGGTTCCAGCCTCCGGGGACCAGCTGGGTGGCCTATACTAGGATTCCTACCCCATCATATGGGTTCTCTTGCCCACCAAAAACTCTCCACTATGGCAACTTCACTCAAGGCAACAAGGCTCATGGCATTCAGCTTAGGCACTACTCGTGTCATCATCAGCAGCCATCCTGACACTGCTAGGCAAATCCTAGGAGGCTCGTCATTTTCCGACCGTCCGATCAAGCAATCAGCTAAGTTGCTAATGTTTGAGCGTGCCATAGGGTTTGCTCCTTCAGGAACGTATTGGCGCCACCTGCGCAGGATAGCAGCTGTCCATATGTTTTCACCAAAGAGAATCGGAGGCCTAGAAACCGTAAGGCAAAAAGTGGCCGATGAAATGGTGGTGACAATTTGGGATGAGATGAAGGAAAATAGGGTTGTGGGATTAAAAGCAATATTGCAAAAGGGTTCTTTGGATAACATAATCCAGAGTGTTTTTGGCACTAGTTATTTAGGTTTAGAGAAGGAGGTGAGTACTAATCTAACGTTAATGTTGCTAGTTAAACAAGGGTACGACTTGATTTCTAGGTTTAATTTGGAGGATTATTTTCCCTTGAGGTTTTTGGACTTTTATGGTGTGAAGAGGAAGTGTCACAaattggcggctgaggtgaaGTGTGTGGTGGGGCAAATTGTGAGGGAAAGAAAAAGAGCAGGAGATTTCGGTGGCGGCAGTGACTTTCTCAGTGCCTTGCTAGCTTTGCCGGAAGAAGATAAACTAAATGATTCAGACACGGTGGCTGTTTTGTGG GAAATGATATTTCGAGGGACAGACACGGTTGCAATACTTCTGGAGTGGATTATGGCAAGGATGGTCTTACACCAAGACATCCAAGCCAAAGCACAACAAGAACTTGACACACACGTGGGGAACAATAGGCACGTGCGAGACTCCGACCTTCCAAACCTGTCTTATCTACAAGCCATAGTCAAGGAAGTTCTCCGAATGCACCCTCCGGGCCCATTGCTGTCATGGGCCCGTCTTGCGGTCCATGATGTCCATGTGGACAAGGTCTTTATCCCAGCTGGCACAACTGCGATGGTCAATATGTGGGCCATAACCCACGACCCGTCCATCTGGAAGGACCCGATGGTGTTTAGGCCTGAGAGGTTCATCGAGGAGGATGTGTTAATAATGGGCTCGGACCTCAAGCTCGCACCATTTGGATCTGGTCGGAGAGTATGCCCAGGCAAAGCGTTGGGTTTAGCTACCGTGCATTTGTGGCTTGCTAGGCTTTTGCACCAATTCAAATTGTTACCGACGGAGCCTGTAGACCTTTCAGAGTGTTTGAGGCTCTCTCTCGAAATGAAGAAACCACTCACATGCCGTGTTGTCCCACGCAATGCATTATGA